The proteins below come from a single uncultured Dethiosulfovibrio sp. genomic window:
- the speE gene encoding polyamine aminopropyltransferase: protein MTSRDKRYNEVWFTEESSRHLRLSLRVNRELVRKESPYQSIMALETAEYGRMLVLDGAIQLTEKDEFCYHEMMAHVALCSHPAPKKVLIVGGGDGGTLREVVRHDSVERAVLVDIDEEVINTSREFFPSVSCAMDHPKAEIRPMDAMVYMKDHKGEFDVIIVDATDPVDMAAGLFQSPFYRDVWDALSEDGFMVTHIESPFTDAAIMVPAYGAMKEVFPSVHTYLGFMPTYPSGMWVYAIGSKKHDPSKPLREAPEGLKYYTSDIHRGSFAMPPFLSRMLSGEEDVISNY, encoded by the coding sequence ATGACTTCCCGAGATAAAAGATATAACGAGGTGTGGTTTACCGAGGAGTCCTCTCGGCACCTTCGTCTGTCCCTGAGGGTGAACAGAGAGCTGGTTAGAAAAGAGAGTCCCTATCAGTCGATTATGGCCTTAGAGACCGCCGAATACGGAAGGATGCTGGTCCTCGATGGGGCTATCCAACTGACCGAGAAGGACGAGTTCTGCTATCACGAGATGATGGCCCACGTGGCCCTGTGCTCCCATCCTGCCCCTAAAAAGGTTCTCATAGTCGGTGGAGGGGACGGAGGAACCCTCAGAGAGGTGGTCCGCCACGACTCGGTGGAGAGGGCGGTTCTGGTGGACATAGATGAAGAGGTCATAAACACCTCCAGGGAGTTTTTCCCCTCGGTAAGCTGTGCTATGGACCACCCTAAGGCGGAGATCCGCCCTATGGACGCTATGGTCTACATGAAGGACCACAAGGGGGAGTTCGACGTCATTATCGTCGACGCTACCGATCCGGTGGATATGGCGGCAGGGCTTTTTCAGTCACCCTTTTATAGGGACGTCTGGGACGCTCTGTCGGAGGACGGTTTTATGGTCACCCATATAGAGTCTCCCTTCACCGACGCCGCCATAATGGTTCCCGCCTACGGTGCCATGAAGGAGGTCTTCCCCTCGGTCCATACCTATCTGGGTTTTATGCCTACATACCCCTCTGGGATGTGGGTCTACGCCATTGGCTCGAAAAAACACGATCCCTCCAAGCCCCTCAGGGAAGCTCCAGAGGGTTTGAAGTACTACACCTCCGACATACACCGAGGTTCTTTCGCCATGCCTCCATTTCTCTCCCGTATGCTCTCAGGGGAAGAGGACGTCATAAGCAACTACTGA
- a CDS encoding transglycosylase SLT domain-containing protein, whose protein sequence is MKKVRSVLLRLIAVILLLCLSSQGQAYSGFKGSSSWKYMESHRSRKYAKARVAVMSHYFRTKNPALSEKAAGGYASLVDAISRKYKLDPFLVSSIIVKESTVRVKAKSGVAYGLMQVNWRANRSWIPRVFPTVKSPARLLRSRANIYVGSYILREAMQRSGGDVDRALDIYRGKNVPSYRDSIHRYYSEQVGLLKKRLGR, encoded by the coding sequence ATGAAAAAGGTTAGATCGGTTCTACTGAGGCTTATAGCGGTGATCCTGCTTCTGTGTCTCTCCTCCCAGGGGCAGGCCTACTCGGGCTTTAAGGGCAGTTCCTCTTGGAAGTACATGGAGAGCCATCGTTCTCGTAAGTACGCCAAGGCCAGGGTCGCCGTTATGTCCCACTACTTTAGGACGAAAAACCCCGCCTTGAGCGAAAAGGCAGCAGGAGGATACGCCTCTTTGGTGGACGCCATTTCCCGTAAGTATAAGCTGGACCCTTTTTTGGTGTCCTCCATAATAGTCAAAGAGTCCACGGTGAGGGTCAAGGCCAAAAGCGGCGTGGCCTACGGCCTGATGCAGGTCAACTGGAGGGCCAACAGGAGCTGGATTCCCAGGGTGTTTCCCACGGTAAAATCCCCCGCCAGGCTTCTGAGGTCCAGAGCTAACATATACGTAGGATCCTATATACTCCGGGAGGCTATGCAGAGAAGCGGCGGCGACGTGGACAGGGCTCTGGATATTTACAGGGGAAAGAACGTTCCCTCTTACCGTGACTCTATTCACAGGTATTACTCCGAGCAGGTAGGTTTGCTTAAAAAGCGGCTTGGCCGCTGA